A DNA window from Actinomadura coerulea contains the following coding sequences:
- the ltrA gene encoding group II intron reverse transcriptase/maturase — MASEPRGKLDAETANGPEGLPIPEQGRLDLDESSEWGRIDWSEQEKQVRRLRQRIFKAVQEGDLAKARNLQKLMLRSQANTLVSVRQVTQRNAGRRTAGVDGEVALTHQARMRMAKRVHRSRQDWRPRPVRRVHIPKAGNPARMRPLGIPVLMDRCHQARVRNALEPEWEARFEAKSYGFRPGRGCHDAIEAIYETCKSKTAARLWVLDADLAAAFDRIDHETLMEAIGLFPAREMVREWLQAGVFEAGRGFAPTEEGTPQGGVISPLLLNVALHGLETVAGARYRTTGPKAGRSYPDSPVVVRYADDLVVLCHTRHQAVLIKERLARWLGGRGLSFNEDKTRIVHVAEGFDFLGFNVRRYGSKLLIKPSKAAVQRIRSRLAFEMRRLRGANAKAVIAALNPVIRGWAAYYRPVVSSKVFEDLDTHVWRLTYKWATHSHQNKPKSWIIPRYYGQFNKFRNDRWVFGDLESGAYLVMFRWTEIKRHVMVKGWASPDDPFLAEYWAHRRRRSKPPLDRYTIRLLDEQNAICPRCGDYLLTAEQPPQSPQQWESWWQQVTRRAIAASYLLIVDAPESGRHGGARTRLVHTHCHRSWLYSQRRSRTQRDPEPSLGSA, encoded by the coding sequence ATGGCATCCGAACCGAGGGGCAAGTTGGACGCCGAAACGGCGAACGGACCTGAGGGCCTGCCGATCCCGGAACAGGGTCGTCTCGATCTGGATGAGAGTTCAGAGTGGGGGCGTATTGACTGGTCCGAACAGGAGAAGCAGGTACGCCGCCTACGACAGCGGATCTTCAAGGCGGTGCAGGAAGGGGACCTGGCGAAAGCCAGGAATCTACAGAAACTCATGCTGCGGTCGCAAGCGAACACTTTGGTGAGCGTGCGACAGGTGACGCAGCGGAACGCTGGACGGCGAACGGCGGGGGTCGATGGCGAGGTCGCTCTGACCCACCAGGCCAGAATGCGCATGGCGAAGCGAGTCCATCGCAGCAGGCAGGATTGGCGCCCCCGTCCGGTCCGGCGAGTGCACATTCCCAAGGCCGGTAACCCCGCGCGCATGCGTCCGCTCGGCATACCGGTGCTGATGGACCGCTGTCATCAAGCGCGAGTCCGGAATGCACTGGAGCCCGAGTGGGAGGCTCGGTTCGAGGCCAAGTCATACGGGTTTCGGCCGGGCCGAGGGTGCCATGACGCGATCGAGGCCATCTATGAGACGTGCAAAAGCAAGACCGCAGCACGGCTATGGGTGCTCGATGCGGATTTGGCTGCGGCATTCGACCGGATCGACCACGAAACGCTGATGGAGGCTATCGGCCTGTTTCCCGCTCGGGAGATGGTGCGTGAGTGGCTCCAGGCGGGAGTGTTCGAGGCGGGACGCGGGTTCGCTCCCACCGAGGAAGGAACTCCGCAGGGCGGGGTCATCAGCCCGCTACTGCTGAACGTCGCGTTACACGGTCTGGAAACGGTCGCTGGGGCCAGGTACAGAACTACCGGGCCCAAGGCAGGACGAAGTTATCCGGATTCTCCGGTAGTGGTCAGGTACGCGGACGACCTGGTGGTGCTCTGTCACACCCGCCATCAGGCCGTGCTGATCAAGGAGCGACTGGCGCGATGGCTGGGCGGTCGGGGCCTGTCCTTCAACGAGGATAAGACCCGCATTGTCCATGTGGCCGAGGGGTTTGACTTTCTCGGCTTCAACGTCCGCCGGTATGGCTCCAAACTCCTGATCAAGCCTAGTAAGGCGGCCGTACAGCGGATCAGGTCGAGACTCGCGTTTGAAATGCGTCGGCTGCGCGGCGCAAACGCGAAAGCAGTGATTGCCGCCCTGAACCCCGTGATCCGGGGGTGGGCGGCGTATTATCGACCGGTGGTGTCGTCGAAGGTTTTCGAAGATCTCGACACGCACGTGTGGAGACTCACCTACAAGTGGGCCACGCACAGCCATCAGAATAAGCCAAAGTCATGGATTATCCCCAGGTACTATGGCCAGTTCAACAAGTTCCGGAACGACAGGTGGGTGTTCGGGGATCTCGAGTCCGGCGCCTACTTGGTTATGTTTCGGTGGACGGAAATTAAACGGCACGTCATGGTTAAAGGATGGGCGTCTCCGGACGATCCTTTCCTGGCCGAGTACTGGGCTCACCGCCGCAGACGGAGTAAGCCGCCGCTCGATCGGTACACCATCAGGCTACTGGACGAACAGAACGCCATATGCCCGAGGTGCGGGGACTATCTGCTGACCGCAGAGCAGCCGCCGCAATCCCCACAACAGTGGGAAAGCTGGTGGCAGCAAGTTACCCGGCGAGCAATAGCGGCGAGCTATCTCCTGATCGTGGATGCCCCGGAATCCGGCCGCCATGGTGGCGCCAGGACCCGCTTAGTGCATACACACTGTCATCGAAGCTGGCTCTATAGCCAACGTCGAAGCAGAACGCAGCGTGACCCTGAACCGTCGCTTGGATCTGCTTGA
- the gcvT gene encoding glycine cleavage system aminomethyltransferase GcvT: protein MSADPTAKKTPLHDVHEDLGANLVDFAGYLMPLRYASETAEHQAVRTGAGLFDLSHMGEIFLSGRGAGAALDFALVGNLSPMPVGKARYTMICGHDGGVLDDLIVYRLADETWMVVANAANAAVVRDALVERAAGFEAAVDDRSDSYALIALQGPRSQGILEGFTDAPLGDLKYYAILAGRVAGVDALVARTGYTGEDGFELFVDASDAVRMWEALAAVEGVVPAGLSARDTLRLEAGMPLYGNELTAETTPFEAGLGRVVKLDKPGDFVGKGALAAQAQTPPGRRLVGLVARGRRAPRKGYQVVTSGGAPCGIVTSGAPSPTLGTPIAMAYLDSGVEEAGLAVDVRGRHEPVDVVALPFYKRS from the coding sequence ATGTCCGCCGATCCGACCGCGAAGAAGACGCCGCTGCACGACGTCCATGAGGACCTCGGCGCGAATCTCGTCGACTTCGCCGGCTATCTGATGCCGCTGCGCTACGCGAGCGAGACCGCCGAGCACCAGGCCGTCCGCACGGGGGCGGGGCTGTTCGACCTGTCGCACATGGGGGAGATCTTCCTGTCGGGGCGGGGGGCGGGGGCCGCGCTGGACTTCGCGCTGGTCGGCAACCTGTCGCCGATGCCGGTGGGCAAGGCCCGCTACACGATGATCTGCGGGCACGACGGCGGCGTCCTGGACGACCTGATCGTCTACCGGCTCGCGGACGAGACGTGGATGGTGGTCGCGAACGCGGCGAACGCCGCCGTCGTCAGGGACGCGCTGGTCGAGCGCGCCGCGGGGTTCGAGGCGGCGGTGGACGACCGGTCGGACTCGTACGCGCTGATCGCTCTGCAGGGGCCGCGTTCGCAGGGGATTCTCGAAGGGTTCACGGACGCGCCGCTGGGGGACCTGAAGTACTACGCGATCCTGGCGGGGCGGGTCGCGGGCGTGGACGCGCTGGTCGCCCGCACCGGGTACACGGGTGAGGACGGGTTCGAGCTGTTCGTGGACGCGTCCGACGCGGTCCGGATGTGGGAGGCGCTCGCCGCGGTGGAGGGGGTCGTCCCGGCGGGGCTGTCGGCCCGGGACACGCTGCGCCTGGAGGCGGGGATGCCGCTGTACGGGAACGAGCTGACGGCGGAGACGACGCCGTTCGAGGCGGGCCTCGGCCGGGTGGTGAAGCTGGACAAGCCAGGCGATTTCGTGGGGAAGGGCGCGCTGGCGGCGCAGGCGCAGACCCCGCCGGGCCGTAGGCTCGTGGGACTGGTCGCGCGGGGGCGTCGCGCGCCCCGCAAGGGGTACCAGGTCGTCACGTCCGGCGGCGCGCCGTGCGGAATCGTGACGAGCGGCGCCCCGTCGCCCACACTGGGCACGCCGATCGCCATGGCGTACCTCGACAGCGGCGTCGAGGAGGCGGGCCTCGCCGTGGACGTCCGCGGCCGGCATGAGCCGGTGGACGTGGTGGCCCTGCCGTTCTACAAGCGTTCCTGA